In Opitutus sp., one genomic interval encodes:
- a CDS encoding adenosylcobinamide-GDP ribazoletransferase — protein MLLCELRSLVAAVMFFTRLPVPSSAHHDPADLQRAAAWFPLVGWLVGAVAAGVWWAAAQVWTPAIASGLSLVATLLLTGAFHEDGFADVCDGFGGGYTKERVLEIMRDSRVGAFGAIGVVVMLGLKWQTVAALPLVGFVGAAVIFAGHTVSRAAAVSLMAVLPYVREEAGKAKPLATELSGGRLATALVCGLAPLALLPLSASWALVGVLAVWLVLAAWFRRRLGGYTGDCLGAAQQVTEVVFYLGVLALI, from the coding sequence ATGCTCCTCTGTGAACTGCGATCGTTGGTGGCAGCGGTGATGTTTTTCACCCGACTGCCGGTGCCGTCGTCGGCGCACCATGACCCGGCGGATTTGCAGCGCGCGGCGGCGTGGTTTCCGCTCGTCGGCTGGCTGGTGGGTGCGGTCGCGGCGGGCGTGTGGTGGGCGGCGGCGCAGGTGTGGACTCCAGCGATTGCGAGCGGGCTGAGCCTCGTGGCAACGCTGCTGTTAACAGGTGCGTTTCATGAGGACGGGTTTGCCGATGTGTGCGACGGGTTTGGCGGCGGTTACACCAAAGAACGCGTGCTGGAAATCATGCGCGATTCGCGTGTCGGTGCATTTGGGGCGATCGGCGTGGTGGTCATGCTGGGGCTAAAATGGCAGACGGTGGCGGCGCTGCCGCTGGTGGGTTTTGTCGGGGCGGCGGTGATTTTTGCGGGGCATACGGTGAGCCGAGCGGCGGCGGTGTCGCTCATGGCGGTGCTGCCGTATGTGCGCGAGGAAGCGGGCAAAGCCAAACCGCTCGCCACCGAACTCAGTGGCGGACGACTCGCGACCGCGCTGGTGTGTGGACTGGCCCCGCTGGCGCTGTTGCCCCTGAGCGCGTCGTGGGCGTTGGTCGGCGTATTGGCGGTGTGGCTGGTGCTGGCTGCGTGGTTTCGGCGGCGACTGGGCGGGTACACGGGCGACTGTCTCGGCGCGGCGCAGCAGGTCACGGAAGTCGTTTTTTATCTCGGGGTATTGGCGCTGATATGA
- a CDS encoding iron ABC transporter permease, with protein MPDSSRQRLALPFAVTALVALALLSLAVGDMRLSLADIGHGLMNRESLEGTILWQIRLPRLLVAVLVGAALSASGLVMQAYFRNSLASPGLLGVSSGGAAGAVTAIAAGWAGLSLLVLPVAAIIGAMLATAAVLSLARKGASTERLLLAGVALNALLGAVTSYVLSQANVSFERNGQILFWLLGGLEDRTWEHAVMALPIVVGAICLWPLGRQMDLLSLGADEAQSLGVNVRRLRRQLLVLSTLLTALGTAVAGTVGFVGLIVPHLLRLLVGPEHKRLVPLSLIGGAAFVVACDVLGRSVGGLRLGIVTSLVGGPYFLWLLRRAA; from the coding sequence ATGCCCGACTCCTCCCGCCAACGCCTCGCTTTGCCCTTCGCCGTGACGGCGCTGGTCGCGTTGGCGCTGCTCTCGCTCGCCGTCGGCGACATGCGGCTTTCGCTCGCCGACATCGGCCATGGTTTGATGAATCGCGAGTCGCTGGAAGGCACCATTCTTTGGCAAATTCGCCTGCCGCGCCTCTTGGTCGCGGTTTTGGTCGGGGCGGCGTTGTCGGCGAGCGGGCTGGTCATGCAGGCGTATTTTCGCAACAGCCTCGCCAGTCCCGGCCTGCTCGGTGTGAGCAGCGGCGGGGCGGCCGGCGCAGTGACGGCCATCGCCGCAGGTTGGGCGGGGCTTTCGCTTTTGGTCCTGCCAGTGGCGGCGATCATTGGGGCGATGTTGGCCACCGCCGCCGTGCTCAGCCTTGCGCGCAAAGGTGCCAGCACCGAGCGCCTGCTGCTGGCCGGCGTGGCCCTCAACGCGCTGCTCGGCGCGGTCACCAGCTATGTGTTGTCGCAGGCCAACGTGTCGTTTGAGCGCAACGGCCAGATTTTGTTCTGGCTGCTCGGTGGTCTGGAAGATCGCACCTGGGAACACGCCGTCATGGCGTTGCCCATCGTGGTCGGCGCGATTTGCCTGTGGCCGCTGGGGCGACAGATGGACCTGCTCAGCCTCGGGGCCGACGAAGCGCAGAGTCTCGGGGTGAACGTGCGCCGGTTGCGGCGGCAACTCTTGGTGTTATCCACGCTCCTCACCGCGCTGGGTACGGCGGTGGCGGGCACGGTGGGCTTTGTCGGACTGATCGTGCCGCATTTGCTGAGGCTGCTGGTCGGGCCCGAGCACAAACGCCTCGTGCCGCTTTCACTCATCGGTGGCGCGGCCTTCGTGGTGGCGTGCGATGTGTTGGGCCGCTCGGTCGGCGGGCTGCGACTGGGCATCGTAACGTCGCTGGTGGGCGGGCCGTATTTCCTGTGGTTGTTAAGGAGGGCTGCATGA
- the cobT gene encoding nicotinate-nucleotide--dimethylbenzimidazole phosphoribosyltransferase yields MNLPVIPPLAQHLSAALQHKIDHKTKPLGALGRLEELALRIGLMQATTEPVLRQPTVLVFAGDHGLAAEGVSPFPSEVTVQMVANFLAGGAAISVLARQNGLALKVVDAGVAAVLAAHPALIAAKVRAGTRNALHELALTAAEVELCLMRGRDIVDALARDGSNAVLLGEMGIGNTSAAALLMSALLDLPIEDCVGRGAGHDDEGLARKRATLVAVRARHGNVADARAALAAFGGCEIAMMTGAMLAAASHRMVIVNDGFIVTSALLCAARIDPCVLDYVVCAHGSAEQAHGRLLAALELRPLLDLGLRLGEGSGAALAWPLLVAACGFLREMATFESAGVSRNG; encoded by the coding sequence ATGAACCTACCTGTGATTCCCCCTTTGGCCCAGCACCTGTCGGCTGCGCTGCAGCACAAGATCGACCACAAAACCAAGCCGCTCGGCGCGCTCGGGCGGCTCGAAGAACTGGCGCTGCGTATCGGCCTCATGCAGGCCACAACCGAACCCGTTTTGCGTCAGCCCACCGTACTCGTCTTCGCCGGTGACCACGGTCTGGCAGCCGAGGGCGTGAGCCCGTTTCCCTCCGAAGTGACGGTGCAAATGGTTGCCAATTTTTTGGCGGGCGGTGCCGCTATTAGCGTGCTGGCGCGCCAAAACGGGCTGGCGCTCAAAGTCGTCGATGCCGGTGTTGCTGCCGTGTTGGCTGCGCATCCCGCGCTCATCGCCGCAAAGGTGCGCGCCGGCACGCGAAACGCGTTGCACGAACTCGCACTCACCGCCGCCGAGGTGGAGCTTTGCCTCATGCGCGGCCGCGACATCGTGGACGCGTTGGCGCGGGACGGATCGAATGCGGTTTTGTTGGGCGAAATGGGCATCGGTAACACCTCGGCCGCGGCGCTCTTGATGAGCGCGTTGCTGGACCTGCCTATCGAAGACTGCGTCGGTCGCGGCGCGGGGCACGATGACGAAGGGCTGGCTCGTAAGCGGGCCACGCTGGTGGCGGTGCGCGCGCGGCACGGTAACGTAGCCGACGCACGTGCGGCGTTGGCGGCATTTGGCGGCTGTGAGATTGCGATGATGACGGGTGCAATGTTGGCGGCGGCTTCGCACCGCATGGTGATTGTGAACGATGGTTTTATTGTCACCTCAGCTCTGTTGTGCGCGGCACGTATCGATCCGTGTGTGCTCGATTATGTGGTGTGTGCCCACGGTTCGGCGGAGCAGGCGCACGGGCGGCTGTTGGCGGCGCTCGAGCTGCGCCCGCTGCTGGATCTCGGGCTGCGCTTGGGCGAGGGCAGCGGCGCGGCGCTGGCGTGGCCGTTGCTGGTCGCGGCGTGCGGATTTCTGCGCGAGATGGCGACCTTTGAGTCGGCTGGCGTGAGCCGAAATGGGTGA
- a CDS encoding homocysteine S-methyltransferase family protein, whose product MSAAATLPESASFAALRELFARRIAVLDGAMGSMVQTYNLTEADFRGTQFAEYPHDLKGNNDLLCLTKPSVIEEIHAAYFAAGADIVETNSFSATTIGMADYHLEAIVTELNHAAVGCALRAARAAEAATPGRRCFVAGAIGPLNRTLSMSPDVNRPDYRAVTWAGVVEAYTQQTRALIDAGVDALLVETIFDTLNSKAALFAIEGVFEEKNIRLPVMISVTITDASGRTLSGQTTEAFYNSIRHAKPFSVGINCALGGRAMRPYIEELARIADCHITCYPNAGLPNAFGGYDEAPADMAAIQREFATAGLVNMVGGCCGSTPPHIGAIADAVRGLPPRKPPVIPTALRLSGLEPLTA is encoded by the coding sequence ATGTCCGCCGCCGCCACCTTGCCCGAATCCGCCTCTTTTGCCGCCCTTCGCGAGCTGTTCGCCCGCCGCATCGCCGTGCTCGACGGCGCCATGGGTTCGATGGTGCAAACCTACAACCTCACCGAGGCCGACTTCCGCGGCACCCAATTTGCCGAATATCCGCACGACTTGAAGGGCAACAACGACCTGCTCTGCCTCACCAAGCCGTCCGTGATCGAAGAAATCCACGCTGCCTACTTCGCTGCCGGGGCCGATATCGTCGAAACCAACTCGTTTTCCGCCACGACGATCGGCATGGCCGATTACCACCTCGAAGCGATCGTCACCGAGCTCAACCACGCCGCCGTCGGGTGCGCCCTGCGCGCAGCCCGCGCCGCCGAAGCCGCCACCCCGGGTCGCCGCTGTTTTGTAGCCGGTGCCATCGGACCGCTTAACCGCACGCTGTCGATGTCACCTGATGTTAACCGCCCCGACTACCGCGCCGTCACCTGGGCGGGCGTGGTCGAAGCCTATACCCAACAAACCCGCGCCCTCATCGACGCCGGCGTGGACGCCCTGCTGGTCGAGACGATCTTCGACACGCTCAATTCCAAGGCCGCGCTGTTCGCCATCGAAGGCGTTTTCGAGGAGAAAAACATCCGCCTGCCGGTGATGATTTCGGTGACGATTACCGACGCCTCCGGTCGCACGCTTTCCGGCCAGACCACCGAGGCCTTCTATAATAGTATCCGCCACGCGAAGCCGTTTTCGGTGGGCATCAACTGTGCTCTCGGTGGCCGCGCCATGCGCCCCTACATCGAGGAATTGGCGCGCATCGCCGACTGCCACATCACCTGTTACCCGAACGCCGGCCTGCCCAACGCGTTTGGCGGCTACGACGAAGCGCCCGCCGACATGGCTGCGATCCAGCGTGAATTCGCCACCGCCGGCCTGGTCAACATGGTCGGCGGCTGCTGCGGCTCCACCCCGCCCCACATCGGTGCCATCGCCGACGCCGTGCGCGGACTCCCTCCGCGTAAGCCACCCGTCATCCCCACCGCCCTGCGCCTCAGCGGCCTCGAACCGCTCACCGCTTAA
- a CDS encoding bifunctional adenosylcobinamide kinase/adenosylcobinamide-phosphate guanylyltransferase, with amino-acid sequence MAHLTFLTGPVRSGKSRRAVELARSWGDDVVFVATYRPDPADAEMAERVRRHQAERPSWRTVLSPLPRKAAAADQACVDAGRVESLTDLLAALQPPPSGVVLDCLTLWLSDRLELTDAEILAEWDAVMAGLRELPFPSVVVGNEVGWSPVPDHPVLRRFRDLAGTLGQRTAAAADAAYLYVAGCAVTLKGGSA; translated from the coding sequence ATGGCTCACCTCACTTTTTTAACCGGTCCTGTGCGCAGCGGCAAAAGCCGTCGCGCTGTCGAGCTCGCTCGCAGTTGGGGTGACGACGTGGTGTTTGTGGCGACTTATCGCCCCGATCCGGCGGACGCCGAGATGGCTGAGCGGGTGCGCCGCCACCAAGCCGAGCGTCCGAGCTGGCGCACGGTGTTGTCCCCCTTGCCACGGAAGGCGGCAGCTGCGGACCAGGCATGCGTGGATGCGGGACGCGTGGAGTCGTTGACCGACCTGCTCGCTGCCTTGCAACCGCCGCCTTCCGGTGTGGTGCTGGATTGTCTCACGTTGTGGTTGAGCGACCGCTTGGAGTTAACCGACGCGGAGATTTTGGCCGAGTGGGATGCGGTGATGGCCGGTTTGCGTGAGCTGCCGTTTCCGAGTGTCGTGGTGGGCAACGAAGTCGGTTGGTCGCCGGTGCCGGATCATCCGGTACTGCGGCGGTTTCGTGATTTGGCCGGCACGCTCGGCCAGCGCACGGCGGCGGCGGCGGACGCGGCGTATCTGTATGTCGCGGGTTGCGCGGTGACGCTGAAAGGGGGCTCGGCGTAG
- a CDS encoding ABC transporter substrate-binding protein, producing MPLRLMILIRGYILYSLSAFLALGVLRAQVPSAPPRVVSQTVGTDELLLALAEPSQVAALSELAVNPNYSAVAAQAAAFPHLPPAGDAESILRYRPTLVLCADYSRTELVTQLKRAGVPVLIFDRYATLDDAFANLRRLARELGPAAEKRAEAVIAEGQARVQRLKTALAGVTPKRVIAPSTYGVMAGDGTTFQDLCNYAGAINLGATLGGLHGHAPPPSEKMLTWPIDAVVLDGPDLSAALAVFKKLPPYAYLAAVREGRAVRVESYQLSCVSHRRIDGYEQLARALHPEAFTVNGSGMGVPPMGSKSSADMGGTPMPRRASNPMGGTPMPLQAQMLR from the coding sequence ATGCCGCTTAGGCTGATGATATTAATACGCGGCTATATATTGTATTCGCTCAGCGCCTTTTTGGCGCTGGGCGTTTTGCGCGCCCAGGTTCCGTCCGCCCCCCCCCGCGTCGTTTCCCAGACGGTCGGCACCGATGAGTTGCTGCTCGCCTTGGCCGAGCCGTCGCAGGTGGCGGCACTGAGCGAACTCGCGGTTAATCCCAACTACTCCGCCGTTGCCGCTCAGGCGGCGGCGTTTCCGCATCTGCCTCCGGCCGGCGATGCCGAATCGATTCTTCGTTACCGGCCCACCCTCGTCCTTTGCGCCGATTACAGCCGCACCGAACTCGTCACCCAGCTCAAGCGCGCCGGGGTGCCGGTCTTGATTTTTGATCGTTACGCGACCCTCGACGACGCCTTTGCCAACCTCCGCCGCCTCGCCCGAGAACTCGGCCCGGCCGCCGAAAAACGCGCCGAGGCCGTCATCGCCGAGGGCCAAGCCCGCGTTCAGCGCCTCAAAACCGCGCTCGCCGGCGTCACCCCCAAACGTGTGATCGCGCCTTCGACTTATGGCGTCATGGCGGGAGACGGCACCACGTTTCAGGATCTGTGCAATTACGCGGGTGCCATCAATCTCGGCGCGACTCTAGGCGGATTGCACGGCCATGCACCGCCGCCGAGCGAAAAAATGCTCACCTGGCCAATCGACGCCGTGGTGCTCGACGGCCCCGACCTGTCGGCGGCGCTGGCGGTGTTTAAAAAACTGCCGCCCTACGCCTACCTGGCTGCTGTGCGTGAGGGGCGGGCGGTGCGGGTCGAGTCGTATCAACTCAGCTGCGTGAGCCACCGCCGCATCGATGGTTACGAGCAGTTGGCGCGCGCGCTTCACCCCGAGGCGTTTACGGTGAATGGAAGTGGCATGGGCGTCCCGCCCATGGGGTCGAAGTCGAGCGCCGACATGGGCGGGACGCCCATGCCACGTCGGGCAAGCAATCCCATGGGCGGGACGCCCATGCCACTTCAGGCGCAGATGCTTCGCTGA
- a CDS encoding cobyric acid synthase → MKALGVLGTASNVGKTWTTTALCAWLRREGVRVAPFKAQNMSNNAFVTRTGGEMARAQAVQAEACGLEPCVEMNPILLKPCSDTGSQLILLGEAQPHFSAREYYANFDRHRKIVADVLDGWRSRCDVLVMEGAGSPVELNLLDRDLVNLFPIRHLDGKFVLVGDIDRGGIYAQLAGTWALLDPADRTRSLGAIVNRFRGDLSLFPDPQSWLAPHAPGLDVLGTVPFRHDLQPEEEDGLSAVDEDRGAGDLIVWIRYPHAACLTDCQPWWDDAGVRTLWTAEPAELARAKIIVLPGTKNTIADLRWMRARGLDRAIHAAAQRGALIVGICGGYQMLGESLSDPNGVAGDAGEERGLGLLPVATTFYPQKVVCQTTAECDGERWSAYEVHMGRTVAVAPIQTNFTAAVAQSLHTVWTADGETRPEGHVAGNVMATYLHGWFESPRLRARIARLGGLTEHRVAATPWRERRQAVYTAMADHVAATLDLEKIRRGLGL, encoded by the coding sequence ATGAAAGCCCTCGGCGTCCTCGGCACCGCGTCCAACGTAGGGAAAACCTGGACCACCACCGCGCTCTGCGCCTGGCTGCGCCGCGAGGGCGTGCGCGTCGCCCCGTTCAAGGCCCAGAACATGTCCAACAACGCCTTCGTCACCCGCACCGGTGGCGAAATGGCCCGCGCCCAGGCTGTGCAGGCCGAAGCCTGCGGGCTGGAGCCGTGCGTGGAGATGAACCCGATTTTATTAAAACCGTGCAGCGACACCGGTTCGCAACTCATCCTGCTCGGCGAGGCGCAGCCGCATTTTTCGGCGCGCGAGTACTACGCCAATTTTGACCGTCACCGCAAAATCGTGGCCGACGTGCTCGATGGCTGGCGCTCGCGCTGCGACGTGCTCGTCATGGAAGGCGCGGGCAGCCCCGTGGAGCTTAACCTGCTCGACCGCGACTTGGTTAACCTTTTTCCGATTCGCCACCTCGACGGTAAATTTGTGCTGGTGGGCGACATCGACCGGGGCGGCATTTATGCGCAATTGGCCGGCACTTGGGCGCTGCTTGATCCGGCCGACCGGACGCGCTCGCTTGGCGCGATCGTCAACCGCTTCCGCGGCGATCTAAGCCTGTTTCCCGACCCCCAAAGCTGGCTCGCGCCCCACGCGCCCGGTCTCGACGTGCTTGGCACCGTGCCGTTCCGCCACGACTTGCAACCCGAGGAGGAGGACGGCCTTTCCGCCGTTGACGAAGACCGCGGCGCGGGCGACCTGATTGTTTGGATACGTTATCCCCATGCTGCGTGTTTAACCGATTGCCAGCCGTGGTGGGACGATGCCGGTGTGCGCACGTTGTGGACGGCGGAACCGGCCGAACTGGCGCGGGCAAAAATCATCGTTTTACCCGGCACCAAAAACACCATCGCCGACCTGCGCTGGATGCGAGCGCGTGGGTTGGACCGCGCGATCCATGCGGCGGCGCAGCGCGGCGCGCTCATCGTGGGCATTTGTGGCGGTTACCAGATGTTGGGCGAAAGCCTGAGCGATCCGAACGGCGTGGCGGGCGACGCCGGCGAGGAGCGCGGACTCGGGCTGCTGCCGGTGGCGACCACGTTTTACCCGCAGAAAGTGGTTTGCCAGACGACCGCCGAATGCGACGGCGAGCGCTGGTCGGCGTACGAAGTCCACATGGGCCGCACGGTGGCGGTGGCACCGATTCAAACCAACTTTACCGCCGCCGTAGCCCAGTCGCTGCACACCGTGTGGACTGCCGACGGCGAAACGCGGCCCGAAGGACATGTGGCGGGTAACGTCATGGCGACTTACCTGCACGGCTGGTTTGAGTCGCCACGCCTGCGTGCCCGTATCGCCCGCCTCGGCGGACTCACCGAGCACAGGGTTGCGGCGACGCCGTGGCGTGAGCGGCGGCAGGCGGTTTACACGGCGATGGCCGACCACGTCGCCGCCACACTCGACCTCGAAAAAATCCGCCGTGGCCTCGGGCTGTAG
- a CDS encoding ABC transporter ATP-binding protein, translated as MTSLSLKNVCVGARLTDVSLDLPAGATVALVGPNGSGKSTLLQAAAGLLPCAGSVLWQGRALAAIPFIERGRLTAWVPQEARFEFGFSVRSVVAQGRFAHGDDNAGVETALAAMDLLPLAERAVNQLSGGERHRVLLARALATAAPLQLWDEPLAALDVRHALQALVLADTLKRTGGTVVFSLHDLRIAHCFDYIVVLHAGRIAAQGKPADVLTPELLLAVFGVQVRIEPGLILSLPSSASA; from the coding sequence ATGACCTCCCTGAGTCTAAAAAACGTGTGTGTCGGCGCGCGGTTAACGGACGTGAGCCTCGATCTGCCCGCCGGCGCGACCGTGGCGTTGGTCGGCCCCAATGGCTCCGGTAAATCCACGCTGCTGCAAGCCGCCGCCGGTTTGTTGCCGTGCGCGGGAAGCGTGCTGTGGCAGGGGCGGGCGCTCGCCGCGATTCCGTTTATCGAGCGCGGACGACTCACCGCGTGGGTGCCGCAGGAGGCGCGCTTCGAGTTTGGGTTCAGCGTACGCTCGGTGGTAGCCCAGGGGCGTTTCGCCCACGGTGACGACAACGCTGGGGTCGAGACCGCGTTGGCGGCGATGGATTTGCTGCCCCTAGCTGAGCGGGCGGTTAACCAGCTTTCGGGCGGCGAACGCCACCGCGTGCTGCTCGCCCGCGCGCTCGCCACCGCCGCGCCGTTGCAGCTCTGGGACGAGCCGCTGGCCGCCCTCGATGTGCGCCACGCGCTGCAAGCGCTCGTGCTTGCCGATACCCTCAAGCGCACCGGCGGCACCGTGGTGTTTTCGCTGCACGATCTGCGCATCGCCCACTGCTTCGATTACATCGTCGTGCTGCACGCCGGGCGCATAGCCGCTCAAGGTAAACCCGCCGACGTGCTCACGCCCGAGCTGTTGCTCGCCGTTTTCGGTGTGCAGGTGCGTATCGAACCCGGCCTCATCCTCTCTTTGCCCTCATCCGCCTCCGCATGA
- a CDS encoding TonB-dependent receptor, with amino-acid sequence MKTSTPCRSASARRFVPVAAIIIATTLNTTAAEAGNNAPEPTDPHLVELPELVVTARRIEEHPLNVPAYTNVITREQIEKSGASNLIDLLKSQANLSFTSLSSSPTNTKVSMRGTGNGDNNGRALILIDGIRANRPDMGSFNWLQFAVQDIESIEVIQGPQGGYYGDNAVGGVIKINTRGAPNKSGGRVSALVGSNATVKTSGSYTQAVGNAWTTVSAGHDESEGYRNHSDYMADSGALRFGYDNKKNSATQVGVSYIATEFEQPRPLTAAQYHADPSQSGGGFDEGWSKTYRVNGSNQLGAKDQGQLFTDAAYFRTTEFATATRFGSTLHNRKIEGGSFSPKILSNWADFRLTSGADFNYDQLDAVTSGGTFGDVSRLVMAPYIGGEWSLAEKWSVSGVVRHEFAEIKVEGINTTPLVERASRSEEGDAFQVAVNYRPTKASRLYAKYDHTYRFPATDEIAYYQGFSSAKFFNANLMPESSDNIELGGDYSIGFWTMGGAAYHMVTNDEIAVNDSTFINENIAETERNGVQAHVVYDRCSVGFRARADVVDAQVIDDPVNNKKGRIPMVPRWQTTETVFSRPLTGLMVELTHRYVGESTASASTPGILPAASFFDFKATYDVNIRWSVYSGVNNIADKKSMAANFFGDIYPNEGRFIYLGSTYKF; translated from the coding sequence ATGAAAACCTCCACTCCCTGCCGGAGCGCTTCGGCGCGCCGGTTTGTTCCCGTCGCCGCTATTATTATAGCGACGACTCTTAATACAACGGCCGCCGAGGCTGGAAATAACGCACCCGAGCCCACGGATCCCCATCTTGTGGAGTTGCCTGAACTCGTCGTCACCGCGCGCCGCATCGAGGAGCATCCGCTGAATGTTCCGGCCTATACGAATGTCATTACCCGTGAGCAGATCGAGAAAAGCGGCGCGAGTAATCTGATCGATCTACTTAAATCGCAGGCTAACCTGAGCTTTACCTCACTATCGAGCAGCCCGACCAACACCAAAGTGTCGATGCGCGGCACGGGCAACGGCGACAATAACGGGCGCGCTCTTATATTAATCGACGGCATTCGCGCCAATCGGCCGGACATGGGCAGCTTTAACTGGCTGCAATTTGCGGTGCAGGACATTGAAAGTATTGAGGTGATTCAAGGCCCGCAGGGCGGGTACTATGGCGACAACGCCGTGGGCGGGGTGATTAAGATTAATACTCGCGGAGCGCCGAATAAAAGTGGCGGCCGGGTCAGCGCATTGGTGGGTTCTAATGCGACTGTTAAAACCTCTGGCAGTTACACGCAGGCTGTAGGCAATGCGTGGACTACGGTTTCTGCGGGGCATGATGAATCCGAGGGGTATCGTAATCACTCGGACTATATGGCGGATTCCGGGGCATTGCGTTTTGGCTATGATAACAAAAAGAACTCGGCTACGCAGGTGGGCGTTTCTTATATCGCAACCGAGTTCGAGCAGCCGCGTCCTTTGACGGCAGCCCAGTACCATGCGGACCCATCTCAAAGTGGCGGTGGCTTTGATGAGGGGTGGTCGAAAACCTATCGGGTTAACGGCAGTAATCAGTTGGGGGCCAAGGACCAGGGGCAGTTGTTCACGGATGCGGCTTATTTTAGGACGACTGAGTTCGCCACGGCCACACGATTTGGCTCGACGCTCCACAACCGCAAAATTGAGGGGGGCTCTTTCAGTCCAAAGATTTTGTCTAATTGGGCCGATTTTCGCCTCACCAGTGGGGCTGATTTTAATTACGATCAGCTCGATGCAGTTACATCCGGAGGGACTTTTGGTGATGTGAGCCGTTTGGTAATGGCGCCCTATATTGGCGGCGAATGGAGTTTAGCTGAAAAGTGGTCGGTTTCCGGTGTGGTTCGCCATGAGTTCGCTGAAATCAAGGTCGAGGGCATCAATACCACTCCGCTTGTGGAGAGGGCGAGTCGAAGCGAGGAGGGGGATGCCTTTCAGGTGGCGGTTAATTATCGTCCGACCAAGGCCAGTCGCCTCTACGCCAAATATGACCATACTTACCGGTTCCCGGCCACCGATGAAATTGCTTATTATCAAGGGTTTTCCTCGGCCAAGTTTTTCAATGCGAATCTTATGCCGGAGAGCAGTGATAATATTGAGTTGGGCGGGGATTACTCGATTGGTTTTTGGACTATGGGTGGGGCCGCTTATCATATGGTTACCAATGATGAGATAGCTGTTAATGATAGTACTTTTATTAATGAGAATATTGCTGAAACTGAGCGTAATGGCGTTCAGGCGCACGTCGTATATGACCGTTGTAGTGTTGGGTTTCGTGCGCGGGCGGATGTGGTCGATGCGCAGGTGATTGATGATCCTGTGAATAATAAAAAAGGTCGGATTCCTATGGTTCCTCGGTGGCAAACGACAGAAACGGTGTTTTCACGGCCCCTGACGGGGTTAATGGTTGAGTTGACGCATCGGTATGTCGGTGAGTCCACTGCGAGCGCCTCCACTCCAGGGATATTGCCTGCGGCGAGTTTCTTCGATTTCAAAGCTACCTATGATGTTAATATTCGTTGGTCGGTTTATTCGGGGGTTAATAATATAGCGGATAAAAAAAGTATGGCGGCTAACTTTTTTGGAGACATTTACCCCAACGAAGGCCGTTTCATCTATCTTGGCAGCACGTATAAATTCTGA